One Williamwhitmania sp. genomic window, ATTTCCTCCTCAAAGGTCTCAATACCACCGATTCCGGTACCCCAAACTACACCAATCTTACGAGTATCCTCAACAGAGAGGTTGAGTTTGGAGTCGACCATACACTCTTCTGCTACGGCAATGGCATACTGAGTATACCGGTCCATTTTGCGAAGTTCCTGCCTTGGAATAAGCAAGGAGGCATCGAACCCCTTAACCTCACACGCAAACCGTGTTTTGTATGGTGAAGCGTCAAAATGGGTGATAGGTCCAGCACCGCTCTTCCCAGCAATAAGGCTGTTCCAGTACTCTTCAACGTTATTTCCAATAGGAGTCAAGGCACCCAGCCCAGTTACGACCACTCTCTTCAACTTTTCCATAGCTCAGCTATTTAATTCTTCTTTATTATCAATGTTTAGAACTACCACAAATACTTACTGTTATGTAAATCATAAGTCTGAAATATTTATGCCTTTAAATCGGCCTGAATAAATCGATAGAGCGATTTAAAATCAAAATTATCCACCACTCTGCTTAGCTGCAATCCAGATACGAGACTCGAGAAAATGGCCATTGCCTTATCTCGTGCTTCTCCCGAAAATGCAAATATGCCCTTTTGACGACCCTTGTCGAGCAATTCCGTGAGCCACGAAGAGGTATACTCAACCAACTTTTTCAGTTCCAATGCGGTAGAGTCGTTGAGTGTATTAATGTCGGGACTCATGGCACCCACAAGACACAACTTTTTTTCGCGATTACTCCTGATATAAATCTTTAGAAAAGCATCTAGTTGCCTTAGCTCATCAAACTCACGGCTCTGAATATTTTCCACCATCTCCTCAAACCGTTGCAGGTTTGTACGAACAATGGCAGTGCCCAAACTCTCCTTTGATGGGAAATAGTAGTGAACAGCAGCATTTTTAATGCCCAACTCAGAAGATATGTCATTATAGCTGAAGCCATTATATCCGCGCGTGCGGATCAACGTTTCACCCAAATCCATTATTTTTTCCCGAGTAAGTGACATCCTATTTACCCAATTATTGATTATGCAAATATACTTACTAATTAGTAAATAGAAAATGTTTTTTGATAAAAATATCAGGTAGTTAGATTGTCTAAACCTCTCAAAATGAAACAGCACCCATAGTTTAACGAAGTAGCGCTGGTGGAATTGTCTTGAATCTGTAGAATGAATCTTAAAGGAACCCTATTAGTTTAGACCATTTTGGCTATTTTTGAATATTTGGTAGCAGATCATTTCTGCACTTGAGCAATTTAATATGAATGTAAAACAGGTTACCGGAATAATACTGGCTGGCGGAAAAAGCAGCCGTTTCGGGGTTGATAAGGGGCTGTTCCCATATCTTGGTAAACCGATGGTGGAATATGCCATTAATCTTTTACGCCCATTATGTGCCGAGTTGCTTATAATCACCAATAATCCAAAAGATTATACTTTCACTGGACTAAAACTTGTTGAGGATTTACATAAAGGTCTTGGTCCATTAGCAGGAATTCATTCTGGCTTACTTGCATCAAGAAATTCATACAATTTGGTGATTGGATGTGATTTACCAGAACTGCATTCTGACTTATTTCGTGTATTGCTCAATCATAAAGAGGGCCATCAAGTTGTTATGCCAATACACAATGGACTTAAAGAGAGCATGGCTAGCTACTTTCATCGCAGCAGTATTCCAATTGTAGAAGAAGCGTTGCACAATAATCGACTAAAAATATTCGATGCCATTGTTCCACTTAAAACACTTTTTCTCGACGTTGTGGGTATGCCCTTCTACTCAGAAAACCTCTTTACCAATATCAACACCAAAGCGGATATCAACTTTCATAAAAGAATTGGGGAATGACCACATTTATACCCTACAAACCACTGTCAGAAAAATGGCTTAAAGCCTCAGTGATTGGTAGCTTATGGGCTGTTGTTGAAATAGTTTTAGGAAGCCTACTGCACAATTTAAAAATCCCATTTGCTGGAAGCATCTTGTCATTTTTCACAGTTTACCTAATCATTGCCTTCTTTCAGCTCTGGAAACTTGATGGAGTAATTTGGCGCTCCGGACTCATTTGTGCTCTCATGAAGTCGCTTGCGCCCAGCTCCATAATACTTGGCCCAATGCTCGGCATTTTTTCAGAGGCGTTAATATTAGAGATTATCATTCGAAGTTTTGGGAAGAATATATTTGCCTATGGCATCGGTGGTGCACTTACCGTATTTAGTGCGCTGATACACAAAACAATCTCTCTTCTTGTTCTTTATGGATGGGATTTTGTGACCATCCTAAAAAATATCTATTTATATGCAGCGAATCAGCTGAAGATTACCAACCTAGAACCAGTAAATATACTAATTATCGTTGCAGCAATTTATCTAACAATTGGTTGCCTTGCAGGTATGTTGGGATACATCACTGGTCAACAATTTCTTAAACAGAATCACGCTGGGAAATCACCACTAATCAAGGGTAATGCCAAGAGCGATTTGTTCCCTTACACCTCAAAAAAGAATCACGCTTCACTTCTCCTCCTGTTAATTATTACCATGCTCATTGTAGGCATGGTAATCATATCACAAACCCACATTCTCATTTCGGCCACATTTACGCTCCTGTTTTTAGGTTCCATTAGCATGCGATATAAACAAAACATGAGATTTTTGAAGAAGAGAGTTATTTGGATACAACTATCACTAATCTTACTGTTTTCTGCCATTTTCTACGATGGATTCTCGTTCAATGGCCTATTACAACCAGAAGGTTGGATTGTTGGATGGAAGATGGTTTTTAGAGCAATGATTTTATTGGCAGCCTTTTCGGCAATTAGTAGGGAACTTCAAAGTCCGGTTGTTAAAAACATCCTCTGCAGGCGAGGCTTAAAGAACCTATACCAATCGCTGGAGTTGAGCTTTACAGCTCTACCGGAATTGGTGGAGGCATTTGCAAATGATACCTCAAGGTTGTTTGGATTTAAAAAGTTAACCTTTACCATGCTAAGTAGCTCCCAATCGTTACTGGAGAATTTCGTAACCATTGAAAGCAATAAGCCAACTGTTTTTATTCTGAGTGGAATGGTGAATGAAGGCAAAACTACGCTTGCAAAAGAAGTGGTATCAAACCTTCAAAAAAGAGGCATTTCTATTCAAGGCTTCTTTTCGGTTGCAACTGATAACGTAGATGGGAAAAGTTATTACGTTGAAGATATCACCACCGGCTCGAAAGAATTACTTTGCTCAGCACAACCCATTAGAGGAAACCTTAAATCGGGTCGATTCTACTTTTCCGAAGAGGGGCTAAACCATGGCCTTCACATTCTTGAGAAGGCGCTTCTTCAACCAAACCAACTGACTGTTATCGACGAAATTGGCCCCTTGGAGATAAACGACAAGGGATGGGCTCCGGCAATTCCTGCCTTGTTAAACCAACCTAAATCGACCCATCTTTGGGTTGTAAGGGAAAGACTTGTAAATGTTGTTATTAGAAAATGGAGTGTTGGAAATGTATATGTCTTCAACTTAAAAGAGGACAGCATCGATGAGATTGCAGCTTCCATTGCTAAGAACATGTTAATTGAATAGAGATAATGTTCTTTACCACTATTCCAGAAGTGTAGTTCAACTTTTTGTTCTAACCCCAATACCACTTACAAAAAAATAGAATTACGACCACATCACCTTCTTAGCGATTCACGAAATTCATTGAACTGGCCTATTAGTAAAACCTC contains:
- a CDS encoding TetR/AcrR family transcriptional regulator, with amino-acid sequence MSLTREKIMDLGETLIRTRGYNGFSYNDISSELGIKNAAVHYYFPSKESLGTAIVRTNLQRFEEMVENIQSREFDELRQLDAFLKIYIRSNREKKLCLVGAMSPDINTLNDSTALELKKLVEYTSSWLTELLDKGRQKGIFAFSGEARDKAMAIFSSLVSGLQLSRVVDNFDFKSLYRFIQADLKA
- a CDS encoding molybdenum cofactor guanylyltransferase — translated: MNVKQVTGIILAGGKSSRFGVDKGLFPYLGKPMVEYAINLLRPLCAELLIITNNPKDYTFTGLKLVEDLHKGLGPLAGIHSGLLASRNSYNLVIGCDLPELHSDLFRVLLNHKEGHQVVMPIHNGLKESMASYFHRSSIPIVEEALHNNRLKIFDAIVPLKTLFLDVVGMPFYSENLFTNINTKADINFHKRIGE
- a CDS encoding nucleoside-triphosphatase → MTTFIPYKPLSEKWLKASVIGSLWAVVEIVLGSLLHNLKIPFAGSILSFFTVYLIIAFFQLWKLDGVIWRSGLICALMKSLAPSSIILGPMLGIFSEALILEIIIRSFGKNIFAYGIGGALTVFSALIHKTISLLVLYGWDFVTILKNIYLYAANQLKITNLEPVNILIIVAAIYLTIGCLAGMLGYITGQQFLKQNHAGKSPLIKGNAKSDLFPYTSKKNHASLLLLLIITMLIVGMVIISQTHILISATFTLLFLGSISMRYKQNMRFLKKRVIWIQLSLILLFSAIFYDGFSFNGLLQPEGWIVGWKMVFRAMILLAAFSAISRELQSPVVKNILCRRGLKNLYQSLELSFTALPELVEAFANDTSRLFGFKKLTFTMLSSSQSLLENFVTIESNKPTVFILSGMVNEGKTTLAKEVVSNLQKRGISIQGFFSVATDNVDGKSYYVEDITTGSKELLCSAQPIRGNLKSGRFYFSEEGLNHGLHILEKALLQPNQLTVIDEIGPLEINDKGWAPAIPALLNQPKSTHLWVVRERLVNVVIRKWSVGNVYVFNLKEDSIDEIAASIAKNMLIE